One Streptomyces fagopyri DNA window includes the following coding sequences:
- a CDS encoding iron-containing redox enzyme family protein, with translation MNQSTLAGTPLPRGRGVLSEVVTASLRSGLPPVYEPDAVLTADIWGEDCQLSLYVLYELHYRGFEDVPDEREWDPDLLRLRRSLETRFLGALRSALIEVPRTVEETFAPLLVEPVDLSGSLSHQLETSGKLWQLREYAALRSLYHLKEADPHAWVIPRLTGRAKAAMVAIEYDEFGAGRAEHIHARLYADLMKDLGLDPLYGRYLDQAPATLLATVNLMSLFGLHRALRGALVGHFACVEVTSSPGSRRLARAMRRCGAGPAAEHFYAEHVEADAVHEQIVRHEVIGGLLADEPNLEEDVAFGCAATVLLENRLTAHIERAWDRQRSALYGPWPEE, from the coding sequence ATGAATCAGTCCACGCTGGCCGGCACCCCCCTGCCCCGGGGACGAGGCGTGCTGTCAGAAGTCGTCACGGCATCTCTGCGCTCCGGGCTGCCCCCCGTGTACGAACCTGATGCGGTTCTGACCGCCGACATCTGGGGCGAGGACTGTCAGCTCTCGCTGTACGTGCTGTACGAACTCCACTATCGGGGCTTCGAGGACGTGCCCGACGAGCGCGAGTGGGACCCGGACCTACTGCGCCTGCGCCGAAGTCTGGAGACCCGCTTCCTGGGCGCCCTGCGCTCTGCCCTGATCGAGGTACCGCGGACCGTCGAGGAGACTTTCGCGCCACTGCTCGTCGAACCCGTGGACCTCTCCGGCAGTCTCAGCCACCAGCTCGAAACGTCCGGCAAGCTCTGGCAACTACGCGAGTACGCCGCACTGCGCTCGCTCTACCACCTCAAAGAGGCGGACCCGCACGCCTGGGTCATCCCACGCCTGACCGGCCGGGCGAAGGCCGCGATGGTCGCCATCGAGTACGACGAGTTCGGCGCCGGCCGCGCCGAGCACATCCACGCGCGTCTCTACGCCGACCTCATGAAAGACCTCGGCCTCGATCCTCTGTACGGCCGCTACCTGGACCAGGCGCCCGCCACGCTCCTCGCCACCGTCAACCTGATGTCGCTGTTCGGCCTGCACCGCGCGCTGCGTGGCGCCCTCGTCGGCCACTTCGCCTGCGTGGAGGTCACCTCCTCCCCCGGTTCCCGCCGCCTCGCCAGAGCGATGCGCCGATGCGGGGCGGGACCGGCAGCCGAGCACTTCTACGCCGAGCACGTCGAGGCCGACGCCGTCCACGAACAGATCGTCCGCCACGAGGTCATCGGGGGCCTCCTGGCCGACGAACCGAACCTGGAGGAGGACGTCGCCTTCGGATGCGCGGCGACCGTCCTCCTGGAGAACCGGCTCACCGCCCACATCGAAAGAGCGTGGGACCGGCAGCGCTCCGCCCTGTACGGGCCTTGGCCGGAGGAGTGA
- the exaC gene encoding acetaldehyde dehydrogenase ExaC: MTRYAAPGTEGSIVSYQARYDHFIGGEYVPPARGQYFENPSPVNGQPFTEVARGTAEDVERALDAAHAAAPGWGRTSVTARSDVLLKIADRMEANLEKLAVAESWENGKPVRETLAADIPLAIDHFRYFAGAIRAQEGSLGEVDDDTVAYHFHEPLGVVAQIIPWNFPILMAVWKLAPALAAGNVVVIKPAEQTPASIHYWMSLIADLLPPGVVNIVNGFGVEAGKPLASSPRVAKVAFTGETTTGRLIMQYASENIKPVTLELGGKSPNIFFDDVWSQNDDFRDKALEGFTMFALNQGEVCTCPSRALVQRGNYGEFMEAAVARTELIKPGHPLDTDTMIGAQASNDQLEKILSYLDIGRQEGATIRTGGERVEYDGELKGGYYVQPTIFEGDNRMRIFQEEIFGPVVSVTSFDDFDDAIKIANDTLYGLGAGVWTRDINTAYRAGRAIQAGRVWTNCYHAYPAHAAFGGYKQSGIGRETHKMMLEHYQQTKNLLVSYSPKKLGFF, encoded by the coding sequence ATGACCCGTTACGCGGCGCCCGGTACCGAGGGCTCGATCGTCTCCTACCAGGCGCGTTACGACCACTTCATCGGCGGCGAGTACGTGCCGCCGGCTCGCGGGCAGTACTTCGAGAACCCGAGTCCGGTGAACGGGCAGCCGTTCACGGAGGTGGCGCGGGGTACCGCCGAGGACGTGGAGCGCGCCCTGGACGCCGCGCACGCGGCCGCGCCCGGCTGGGGCCGGACCTCCGTCACCGCGCGGAGCGACGTCCTGCTCAAGATCGCCGACCGGATGGAAGCGAACCTGGAGAAGCTGGCGGTCGCGGAGAGCTGGGAGAACGGCAAGCCGGTCCGCGAGACCCTGGCCGCCGACATCCCGCTCGCCATCGACCACTTCCGGTACTTCGCGGGGGCGATCCGCGCCCAGGAGGGCTCGCTCGGCGAGGTCGACGACGACACCGTCGCGTACCACTTCCACGAGCCGCTCGGTGTCGTCGCGCAGATCATCCCGTGGAACTTCCCCATCCTGATGGCGGTCTGGAAGCTCGCGCCGGCGCTCGCCGCGGGCAACGTGGTCGTCATCAAGCCCGCCGAACAGACCCCGGCGTCCATCCACTACTGGATGAGCCTGATCGCGGATCTCCTGCCGCCGGGTGTCGTGAACATCGTCAACGGCTTCGGTGTGGAGGCGGGCAAGCCGCTGGCCTCCAGCCCGCGGGTGGCGAAGGTGGCGTTCACCGGCGAGACCACGACGGGGCGGCTGATCATGCAGTACGCCTCCGAGAACATCAAGCCGGTCACGCTGGAGCTGGGCGGCAAGTCGCCGAACATCTTCTTCGACGACGTCTGGTCCCAGAACGACGACTTCCGGGACAAGGCGCTCGAGGGCTTCACGATGTTCGCGCTCAACCAGGGCGAGGTGTGCACCTGTCCGTCGCGTGCGCTCGTCCAGCGCGGCAACTACGGCGAGTTCATGGAGGCGGCGGTCGCCCGCACCGAGCTGATCAAGCCGGGGCACCCGCTCGACACCGACACGATGATCGGCGCGCAGGCCTCCAACGACCAGCTGGAGAAGATCCTCTCCTACCTGGACATCGGCCGGCAGGAGGGCGCCACGATCCGCACCGGTGGCGAACGCGTCGAGTACGACGGCGAGTTGAAGGGCGGCTACTACGTCCAGCCGACCATCTTCGAGGGCGACAACCGCATGCGGATCTTCCAGGAGGAGATCTTCGGCCCGGTCGTCTCGGTCACGTCGTTCGACGACTTCGACGACGCCATCAAGATCGCCAACGACACCCTGTACGGCCTCGGGGCAGGCGTGTGGACGCGCGACATCAACACCGCCTATCGCGCGGGCCGCGCCATCCAGGCGGGCCGCGTGTGGACGAACTGCTACCACGCCTACCCCGCGCACGCGGCGTTCGGCGGCTACAAGCAGTCCGGCATCGGCCGGGAGACGCACAAGATGATGCTGGAGCACTACCAGCAGACGAAGAACCTCCTGGTGTCGTACTCGCCGAAGAAGCTGGGCTTCTTCTAG
- a CDS encoding HemK2/MTQ2 family protein methyltransferase, with protein sequence MVLPGVYRPQADTQLLAHALAAEIVRPAAEILEIGTGTGALALSAAGRGARVTAVDVSWRAVTTARLNALRRRLPLRVLHGDFTACTHGRRYDIVLANPPYVPAPSRWLPSRGPARAWDAGPDGRLVIDRICASAPGLLRPGGILLMVHSAMCDPDSTLKRLAQAGLAGQTTVRARVPWGPVLRGRRAWLQNQGLADVGEDQEELVIIRAEAL encoded by the coding sequence ATGGTCCTGCCCGGTGTGTACCGGCCCCAGGCCGATACACAGCTGCTCGCCCACGCACTGGCGGCAGAAATCGTTCGCCCGGCGGCGGAGATCCTTGAGATCGGCACCGGCACGGGCGCTCTGGCGCTCAGCGCCGCGGGCAGAGGAGCGCGTGTCACCGCTGTGGACGTGTCCTGGCGGGCGGTGACGACCGCCCGCCTCAATGCTCTGCGTCGGCGCCTGCCCCTCCGGGTGCTTCACGGGGATTTCACCGCCTGCACGCACGGCCGACGGTACGACATCGTCCTCGCCAATCCCCCTTACGTCCCAGCGCCGAGCAGATGGCTGCCCTCCCGCGGACCCGCCCGTGCCTGGGATGCCGGCCCCGACGGTCGGCTCGTCATCGACAGGATCTGTGCGAGCGCCCCTGGCCTCCTGCGCCCCGGCGGCATCTTGCTCATGGTGCACTCCGCCATGTGCGACCCCGACAGCACGCTGAAACGGCTGGCACAGGCGGGACTGGCCGGACAGACGACCGTGAGGGCCCGGGTGCCCTGGGGGCCCGTTCTCCGCGGGCGGCGAGCCTGGCTCCAGAATCAGGGGCTCGCCGACGTGGGCGAAGATCAGGAAGAGCTGGTGATCATCCGTGCCGAGGCACTCTGA
- the gvpJ gene encoding gas vesicle protein GvpJ, producing MPATTYSDEVVACPPRAGTLYDVLELILDRGMVIDVFVRVSLVGIEILKIDARIVIASVDTYLRFAEACNRLDLERDSGSTTVPELLSGSAAKSIGKRKVRKAAESVGDTVRKAVGGLGGDSDEHDEHDEDEEEQQERPRKRRAPARGGSSRRPVRA from the coding sequence ATGCCTGCGACCACCTACTCCGACGAGGTAGTGGCGTGCCCACCGCGCGCCGGCACGTTGTACGACGTGCTGGAACTCATTCTCGATCGGGGCATGGTGATCGACGTCTTCGTCCGGGTCTCCCTGGTCGGCATCGAAATCCTCAAGATCGACGCACGCATCGTCATCGCGAGTGTGGACACCTATCTGCGGTTCGCCGAGGCCTGCAACCGGCTCGACCTGGAACGGGACTCCGGCAGCACCACCGTCCCGGAACTTCTCAGCGGCAGCGCCGCGAAGTCCATCGGCAAGCGCAAGGTCCGCAAGGCTGCCGAGAGCGTCGGCGATACCGTCCGCAAGGCGGTCGGAGGCCTGGGGGGCGACTCCGACGAACACGACGAACACGACGAGGACGAGGAAGAACAGCAGGAGCGGCCGAGGAAGCGGCGCGCACCCGCTCGTGGCGGTTCGAGCCGACGACCCGTGAGGGCATGA
- a CDS encoding GvpL/GvpF family gas vesicle protein, translating to MTERGSERSDANATYVFAVCWNPDPSAFHGLSGVTDAAPVRILPLEKLTAIVQTVRACDFTDEAWQVRLTDRRELERYARAHHDVVTAAASSCPTVPVPMATVYHGEQRASEALGRESDRFHAALERIAHHAEWGVKVYAPPPPVDDSIRAATPSPGLRPAPGAGLAYLDRKRGVQERRERSRHEALQAAEKVDSEVGLLAAASRRLRPHEPRLSGEQRSQILNATYLVADHRVEELAELTRSLSGRTGLHIDLSGPWVPYSFVGEV from the coding sequence ATGACGGAGCGCGGGTCTGAGCGTTCGGACGCCAACGCCACGTACGTGTTCGCTGTCTGCTGGAATCCGGACCCGTCGGCCTTCCACGGGCTGTCAGGTGTCACCGACGCGGCACCCGTACGCATACTGCCACTGGAGAAACTCACGGCGATCGTCCAGACGGTCAGAGCCTGCGATTTCACCGACGAAGCCTGGCAGGTGCGCCTGACCGACCGGCGGGAGCTGGAACGCTACGCCCGGGCCCACCACGATGTCGTCACCGCGGCTGCTTCGTCCTGTCCGACTGTTCCGGTGCCGATGGCCACGGTGTATCACGGTGAGCAGAGGGCGAGCGAGGCGCTCGGCCGAGAGTCGGACCGGTTCCACGCCGCGCTCGAGCGCATCGCGCACCACGCCGAGTGGGGTGTCAAGGTGTACGCGCCGCCGCCCCCCGTGGACGACTCGATCCGCGCCGCCACCCCGAGCCCGGGACTGCGCCCGGCACCAGGAGCCGGCCTCGCGTACCTCGACCGCAAGCGGGGTGTGCAGGAGCGCCGCGAACGGAGTCGGCACGAAGCGCTGCAAGCGGCCGAGAAGGTGGATTCCGAGGTCGGGCTCCTTGCTGCGGCGTCTCGGAGGTTGCGCCCTCACGAGCCGCGACTCTCCGGAGAACAACGTAGCCAGATCCTCAACGCAACGTATCTGGTCGCTGATCACCGCGTCGAAGAGCTCGCTGAGCTGACACGGTCGTTGAGTGGACGGACCGGGTTGCACATCGATCTGTCGGGACCGTGGGTGCCCTACTCATTCGTCGGTGAGGTGTAG
- a CDS encoding histone protein encodes MNEKEKVTLAAAVVGGYVLGRTKKGRLALSIATYLAGRRFGLEPRQIAAEGMRRLGEIPQFAELQEQLRGEVLEAGRKAVAAAADRGMSTLADAISDRTARLGEIAGEDEDEDEEEYAPEDEEEEEEEQQPEAEYDEDEYEEEEEPEAEYEEEGAEDEEDEEEEEEEEEEEPEEEPEEAPRPQRHRRSSPRSRRASAPTPPKKATPSRAEKGRSAKSAPRKPAPPKTAPAKKTAAKKSAPAKKTAPAKKTAAKKSAPAKKTAPAKKTAAKKTAPAKKTAAGKTTSSKRAASKRAGRRR; translated from the coding sequence ATGAATGAGAAGGAAAAAGTAACGCTTGCGGCCGCTGTAGTGGGCGGCTATGTGCTGGGGCGAACGAAGAAGGGGCGGCTGGCGCTGTCCATCGCGACCTACCTGGCGGGTCGGCGATTCGGTCTTGAACCTCGCCAGATCGCAGCCGAGGGGATGCGAAGGCTGGGGGAGATCCCCCAGTTCGCCGAACTGCAGGAGCAGTTGCGCGGAGAAGTACTCGAAGCAGGGCGGAAGGCGGTGGCCGCCGCCGCTGACCGGGGAATGAGCACGCTGGCGGACGCCATCAGCGACCGCACGGCACGCCTCGGTGAGATCGCGGGCGAGGACGAGGACGAGGACGAGGAGGAGTACGCGCCGGAAGACGAGGAGGAAGAGGAAGAGGAGCAGCAGCCAGAAGCCGAGTACGACGAGGACGAGTACGAGGAGGAAGAGGAGCCGGAGGCCGAGTACGAAGAAGAGGGAGCGGAGGACGAGGAGGACGAGGAGGAAGAGGAGGAAGAGGAGGAGGAAGAGCCCGAAGAAGAGCCGGAAGAGGCTCCGAGGCCTCAGCGGCACCGTCGCAGTTCGCCCCGGTCCCGTAGGGCTTCCGCACCGACGCCCCCCAAGAAGGCCACTCCCAGCCGTGCGGAGAAGGGCCGGTCGGCCAAGTCCGCGCCGCGAAAGCCCGCCCCGCCGAAGACCGCTCCGGCGAAGAAGACGGCGGCGAAGAAGTCGGCGCCCGCCAAGAAGACGGCTCCGGCGAAGAAGACGGCGGCGAAGAAGTCGGCGCCCGCCAAGAAGACGGCTCCGGCGAAGAAGACGGCGGCGAAGAAGACGGCGCCCGCCAAGAAGACCGCGGCCGGGAAGACCACGTCGTCGAAGCGGGCGGCATCCAAGCGTGCCGGTCGGCGGAGGTAG
- a CDS encoding CDGSH iron-sulfur domain-containing protein: MPRHSDTAPGEIPAREARRVSVAPEGPVLVEGPVEIVLDDGTVARSDRFMVAICTCRRSRTYPWCDTSHRPREKAAGAPSHDRCEPTRNGDGTRARWTPSPDRNSP, translated from the coding sequence GTGCCGAGGCACTCTGACACAGCCCCTGGAGAGATACCCGCCCGCGAGGCTCGCCGGGTGAGCGTCGCCCCGGAGGGGCCTGTCTTGGTCGAGGGGCCGGTGGAGATCGTCCTGGACGACGGCACGGTCGCCCGCTCGGACCGCTTCATGGTGGCGATCTGCACCTGCCGCCGCAGCCGGACCTACCCCTGGTGCGACACGAGCCACCGGCCCCGCGAGAAAGCCGCCGGCGCCCCTTCCCACGACCGTTGCGAGCCAACGCGCAACGGGGACGGCACTCGCGCCCGCTGGACTCCTTCGCCGGACAGGAACTCCCCATGA
- a CDS encoding GvpL/GvpF family gas vesicle protein codes for MTADGVYVYAIIGAARPLPTDARGVGNPAAHLRVIRQGGIAAVVSDAPPNLRARRRDLLAHQELLLRLSDRGPVLPMRFGMVAPDEETVRGQLAARETDHTAVLEHLTDAVEVNVKALPAQNALASLVAEDKNVRRLRDEARRRPGYESNVRLGEAVATALRSRAAEAGRRVLRELTPKARATAPGPDVQGCVLNVSFLVGRGNSDEFMSAAENFAKSHRERVELRLAGPLPCYSFVSVETIRVRTAGV; via the coding sequence GTGACAGCCGACGGGGTGTACGTGTACGCGATCATTGGGGCCGCAAGGCCGCTGCCGACTGACGCACGCGGTGTGGGAAATCCCGCCGCACATCTGCGCGTGATCCGGCAGGGCGGAATCGCTGCCGTTGTCAGTGACGCTCCCCCGAATCTTCGTGCCAGGCGACGCGACCTCCTGGCACACCAGGAGCTTCTGCTGCGCCTGTCGGACCGAGGCCCGGTCCTGCCGATGCGATTCGGGATGGTGGCGCCGGACGAAGAGACGGTGCGCGGTCAGCTGGCAGCCCGGGAGACGGACCATACGGCGGTACTGGAGCATCTCACCGACGCGGTCGAAGTCAACGTCAAGGCACTCCCGGCACAGAACGCGCTGGCAAGCCTCGTCGCGGAGGACAAGAACGTCCGGCGGCTGCGGGACGAGGCGCGCCGGCGACCAGGTTACGAATCCAACGTCCGACTCGGTGAAGCCGTCGCGACCGCGCTGCGGAGCAGGGCCGCCGAAGCCGGCCGGCGAGTACTCCGCGAACTCACACCCAAGGCGCGCGCCACAGCCCCGGGACCGGACGTCCAAGGGTGCGTTCTCAACGTGTCGTTCCTCGTCGGTCGCGGTAACAGCGACGAATTCATGAGCGCGGCGGAGAATTTCGCCAAATCCCACCGTGAACGCGTCGAGTTGCGTCTCGCGGGCCCGTTGCCCTGCTACAGCTTCGTCTCCGTCGAGACCATCCGCGTTCGGACCGCAGGAGTTTGA
- a CDS encoding gas vesicle protein GvpG, which translates to MGLITGILTLPIAPVRGVVWVAEKLNDAAERELHDPGVLRAQLAILNREFEQGDISLEEFEREEERLLDRLYAARVAPAPHD; encoded by the coding sequence ATGGGGCTGATCACCGGAATTCTCACACTCCCCATCGCTCCGGTCCGCGGCGTCGTCTGGGTGGCAGAAAAGCTCAACGACGCGGCGGAGCGTGAGCTGCACGACCCAGGGGTGCTCCGTGCGCAGTTGGCAATCCTGAACCGGGAGTTCGAGCAGGGGGACATCAGCCTGGAGGAGTTCGAACGAGAAGAGGAACGACTGCTCGACCGGCTCTATGCCGCACGGGTCGCTCCCGCACCGCACGATTGA
- a CDS encoding SRPBCC family protein, with protein sequence MSQVEKSIEVDVSLRVAYSQWTNFESFPHFLDDVEKVTQVNDFILHWETKAEGVTREFNAEITEQIPDERVAWTTVGEPTWSAVVTFDPLDEVRTRVTLRLDYNLQGFTEKLGDKLGLVKRRVSGDLKNFKEYIESRGPETGV encoded by the coding sequence GTGTCGCAGGTCGAGAAGTCCATCGAGGTCGACGTCTCCCTCCGCGTCGCTTACAGCCAGTGGACGAATTTCGAGTCGTTCCCGCACTTCTTGGACGATGTCGAGAAGGTCACCCAGGTCAACGACTTCATCCTCCATTGGGAGACGAAGGCCGAGGGGGTCACGCGGGAATTCAACGCCGAGATCACCGAGCAGATCCCTGACGAGCGAGTCGCCTGGACGACTGTCGGCGAGCCGACGTGGTCCGCAGTCGTCACTTTCGATCCTCTGGATGAGGTGAGGACGAGGGTCACGCTTCGGCTGGATTACAACCTCCAGGGCTTCACCGAGAAGCTCGGTGACAAGCTCGGCCTCGTCAAGCGGCGCGTCTCAGGCGACCTCAAGAACTTCAAGGAGTACATCGAATCCCGCGGTCCCGAAACAGGAGTCTGA
- a CDS encoding gas vesicle protein produces the protein MTDVDFRQSSYPVPGPQTTNLADILERVLDKGIVIAGDIKVDLLDIELLTIRIRLFVASVDTAKKAGIDWWENDPALSSRASRNALKDENRALRQRVEQLESQTPDEASEK, from the coding sequence GTGACTGACGTCGACTTCCGGCAGAGTTCCTATCCGGTCCCCGGCCCTCAGACCACCAACCTTGCCGACATTCTGGAACGCGTTCTCGACAAGGGGATCGTGATCGCCGGAGACATCAAGGTCGACCTCCTTGACATCGAGCTGCTCACCATCAGGATCCGACTCTTCGTGGCCTCCGTGGATACGGCGAAGAAGGCCGGAATCGACTGGTGGGAGAACGATCCGGCGCTCAGCTCACGTGCCTCGCGCAACGCTTTGAAGGACGAGAATCGTGCCTTGCGGCAGCGCGTGGAGCAGCTTGAGTCCCAGACCCCGGACGAAGCGTCGGAGAAGTGA
- a CDS encoding Imm7 family immunity protein, translated as MFEYHGWITVRETVADDDDEASLRQIVDELLLRIAQMDSPYLLDLRWMNGEPFIHLGGHSNHRSPDVVELFEHVAVVAPASYGLLHVRDDEEPGHENELRVLRLVRGVVTQHTEALLSPCIPTVEDPCID; from the coding sequence ATGTTCGAGTACCACGGTTGGATCACGGTCAGGGAGACCGTAGCTGATGACGACGATGAGGCCAGTCTGCGGCAGATCGTCGATGAGCTTCTGCTTCGCATCGCCCAGATGGACAGCCCGTACTTGCTTGACCTCAGGTGGATGAACGGCGAGCCGTTCATCCACCTCGGCGGCCACTCCAATCACCGGTCGCCTGACGTGGTCGAACTGTTCGAGCATGTGGCTGTAGTTGCCCCTGCTTCCTATGGGCTCCTCCACGTTCGCGATGACGAAGAACCGGGCCACGAAAACGAGCTACGAGTGCTCAGGCTCGTTCGCGGCGTGGTCACGCAGCACACGGAGGCGCTGCTGTCTCCGTGTATCCCGACAGTGGAAGATCCCTGCATCGACTGA
- a CDS encoding gas vesicle protein translates to MTHDVVPWDDPGPLSGPIGVPLVDLLDRVLATGVVISGDLVIAIADVPLVRLSLHALLSSVNERVPAPWSDGGSL, encoded by the coding sequence ATGACGCACGACGTGGTGCCCTGGGACGATCCCGGACCACTGAGCGGCCCCATCGGTGTGCCTCTCGTCGACTTGCTGGACCGAGTCCTGGCGACCGGAGTCGTCATCAGCGGCGATCTGGTCATCGCTATCGCCGACGTCCCACTGGTGCGATTGTCGCTGCACGCCCTGTTGTCGTCCGTCAATGAACGTGTTCCGGCGCCCTGGAGCGACGGAGGGTCCCTGTGA
- a CDS encoding DUF6131 family protein — protein MIILGVILLIVGLLTGIGILWTIGIVLVIIGVVLWILGGVGHAVGGRRHYW, from the coding sequence ATGATCATCCTCGGAGTTATTCTGCTCATCGTGGGGCTACTGACAGGCATCGGCATTCTCTGGACCATCGGAATCGTGCTGGTCATCATCGGAGTGGTGCTGTGGATTCTGGGTGGTGTCGGGCACGCCGTGGGCGGCCGACGGCACTATTGGTGA
- a CDS encoding gas vesicle protein K, translating into MTGSRLDLDSDEMGRDLVCLVLTVVELLRQLMERQAIRRVEQGDLNETQVDEIGTTLMMLDQRMTELCEQHGLRPEDLNLDLGPLGTLLPRS; encoded by the coding sequence GTGACCGGGTCCCGGCTCGACCTTGACTCCGACGAGATGGGACGGGACCTTGTCTGCCTGGTACTCACCGTGGTCGAACTCCTCAGGCAGTTGATGGAGCGACAGGCGATCCGACGTGTCGAACAGGGCGACCTCAACGAGACGCAGGTCGACGAGATCGGGACCACCCTGATGATGCTCGATCAGCGGATGACGGAACTGTGCGAGCAGCACGGACTGCGACCGGAGGATCTCAACCTGGATCTCGGGCCGCTCGGGACGCTACTGCCGCGGAGCTAA
- a CDS encoding SRPBCC family protein: MAKTEKDQPAEETSGVDQLRGELTKFLSAQVEHLAEKAGEKLTDVTGKLSESAETGSLPAIGSRVLQGESPLKAFVSEKAKGVKDNVVGKVKDAFGGGKGKRKSSGGKVMNIIEVLDVGVPLRDAYDYWTQYDHFSSFAKGVRDVSKSDEVGSDWKVKVGPSSRSFKATVQEQIPDDRIVWTSEGAKGTTRGAVSFHELGPTLTRIVLVVEYYPSGFFEKTGNLWRAQGRRMRLDFKNFQRYVTLTNEEPEGWRGEIRDGEVVVSHEDAVEEEEAEQEESENGEFDGDDEDGSGESADSAYEDEDEGAYEDEPEAEEEEGPEDEEAEDGYEDEEEDAEEEDEDAEDAEDAEEDEKASRKPRQRRRRD; this comes from the coding sequence ATGGCCAAGACGGAGAAAGACCAACCCGCGGAGGAGACTTCCGGTGTGGATCAGCTCCGCGGCGAGCTGACCAAGTTCCTCTCCGCGCAGGTGGAGCACCTTGCCGAGAAAGCCGGCGAGAAGCTGACGGACGTCACCGGCAAACTCTCCGAATCAGCTGAGACGGGCTCACTGCCCGCCATCGGATCCCGCGTCCTGCAAGGTGAATCGCCGCTCAAGGCATTCGTCTCGGAAAAGGCCAAGGGCGTCAAGGACAACGTCGTGGGCAAGGTGAAGGACGCCTTCGGTGGTGGAAAGGGGAAGCGTAAGTCCAGCGGCGGCAAGGTCATGAACATCATCGAGGTTCTCGATGTGGGAGTGCCGCTGCGGGACGCTTACGACTACTGGACTCAGTACGACCATTTCAGCAGCTTCGCCAAGGGTGTTCGGGACGTCTCGAAGAGCGACGAGGTCGGAAGCGACTGGAAGGTCAAGGTCGGCCCCTCCTCTCGCAGCTTCAAGGCGACCGTCCAGGAACAGATCCCCGACGACCGCATCGTCTGGACTTCCGAGGGAGCCAAGGGCACCACTCGCGGAGCGGTCAGCTTCCATGAACTGGGGCCGACCCTGACCCGCATCGTCCTGGTCGTCGAGTACTACCCTTCAGGATTCTTCGAGAAGACCGGCAACCTGTGGAGGGCCCAAGGGCGCCGCATGCGACTGGACTTCAAGAACTTCCAGCGATACGTCACGCTCACCAACGAGGAGCCCGAAGGGTGGCGGGGCGAAATCCGCGACGGCGAAGTCGTCGTGTCGCACGAGGACGCCGTCGAAGAGGAGGAGGCCGAGCAGGAGGAGTCCGAGAACGGCGAATTCGATGGCGACGACGAGGACGGCTCCGGGGAAAGCGCTGACTCCGCGTACGAGGACGAAGACGAAGGCGCCTACGAGGACGAACCCGAGGCCGAGGAGGAAGAGGGTCCAGAGGACGAGGAAGCCGAAGACGGATACGAGGACGAAGAGGAGGACGCCGAAGAGGAGGACGAGGACGCCGAGGACGCCGAGGACGCCGAGGAGGACGAGAAGGCGTCCAGGAAGCCACGGCAGAGGCGACGCCGTGACTGA